gccgtttggcctccagggagggggccaaatcctaaattcatcaaaatgccattattcctagtacccgattggcaccaattttatatcataggtacatctaattctaacaaccattcaatgtatcacccgggtcttctttgatttgaccaacttttcaaggtcacagaggtcgaatgtactgtaaattggccattttggggaaattgtaattgcttggacctatatcaaacctaacactacatgacacaataccatgctctttatccatctttcctccacatgaggtgagcacaatggccctggccatttcattttagaatGGATTTGATACCGACCTCTTGTCAAAAGCCGATTCTTGATAGATTACGCCTAAGATTATCAAGTTTGAGGTGTTCTAGAATAGCTCAAGCGAAGCTCtcatttttgctttcattttggCTCCCATGAGAGACCAAATGCAACCAACTGCGCCACTACCCGGAATTGCCATAAACAAATAATCACAGATTATACACTAATTAGCGCCGTGAATACACagctaatatacatgtacattgtatttgataGTGTCTTTGACAGGCTACAGTCTAataatagtcgtacttccacctatcaaatccccgtgtcttttgcgcttacacctatgaattgtcgtatctaaatagacccgtgtgtcaaatccccgttatcgagctcgatggggctaatcgggggctaatttagacccatgttcaacacaggttttttgataggtggaatctgaatagacacggcaattgcaagttctaagatccggcgacagatggcgcggtgtagttgcctcggtattacGCCCCCTCCagcgggaaagaaacacaggagagctccctacctacagcgcacctgtcgccgaggctattaaccattatctatcacaactgataggtgtaagtgcgccgtgggttttttgacacacagcgaagacacgggtcttgaaaaaacacggggttttatgataggtggaactacgacttatgaTGCGGTTCTATATTAGTTTGTTCATAGCCATTGATAACAGCGACCCAATACAAAGTCCAAGGGCCAGGAAAAATGACATCATTGAGCCGGCAGCTTCTGCGTCTTCTGCCAAAACTTGACTGAAAGAAGAAATGGAAAAGATCAATCAGAACAGTGAAAGGGTTTTATAATTGTCGCTGTTTCTTGGCATAAATGAAAGTCCTAATACTTCGTCTTCAGAGTGAATAAAACATGTTGACAGAATACAAGGTTCTTACCTTGGTCCATACATCATGCCCAGTGTCCCCACGTATCCATTAGTCGTACTAAAGAACACCATGAAGATAATCGGATAATAGTCCTCCTCAAATATCACAGGTAGATTTGTGCGTGGTTGTACATTGCAAAGCATAAACAGAGGGATAAACGCTATCCTGATGATAGAGAGCAACGGTAGCGTTAGGCCCTTCCCATCGCGAGGCTGAAAAGGAAATTTGAATTAAATGAATGTTCAAGGGTCGGGACACAATTTTTTATAAGGATAGGTTGTCCTTAGATTGTCCTTCTGCTACAACACTACCCTCGAGTTTGAGTCAGTCCTTGTAGACAGGTATGAAGGTCGGTTACTCATTTTTGCAGGGCTCAGGTTAGATACATGTAGACAAGTTTCTCATATTGTCTCACAAAACTTTTTTCTGCTAATTTTAGAGAGAAGCAGCGCTGACTATTACCAATAGTATACATAGGTCATAACTCAAGTTTGCAAGATGGATCATAATCATAGTATTGTATAGGATAGGTATTCTAATCATCTGAATAAAAAATGGGTATcaaatgtgttgaaaatgtcgTGTGCACTTACTATTCTAACCCATCCTGCGGCAACCCGACCAACAAGATCACCAACGTTGAAGATGAGGAAGCACACAACAGGACTAAAGAAGGTGTCTGCAATGAAGAAAGACTCACATGAATACTTAAGTATGAGGAATTAGGACCAGGCAACACTGCGTACAGCTCCTTTTAATGTAATTTACTCGCACTAAACGACTTTATCTATCAAACTCTGCCAATGCTGACGtaaaccatatacatgtacatacccgTCCAAGCATTTCCACTGCCTTTTTCCTTTGCATTGATAGCAGAGAGAATAGCTGGGTAGAGCGACAATGTCACGGCAAATGTGAGGAAGACGCTCATTCCAAGTGACCAGATCTGGAAGGAGCAGACGACACAATGTATTACCATTATCATCGAGCACGTTGGAATGAAGATTGAAATCACCACACAGCGAACAGCTGAACTAAAGACTCCTTAGTCAAATGTTTCCTGGATCAGCCGATCTCAAGTCCACCAAGCCAAATATTACCTGGATCGCGAACATTTTTTTGTTAAATGAGGTGGTGAGTGATCGACCATCACAGAGGCACAAATCTAGTTACGAATCGAGAAGAATACAACAACTCAGATGAAACAAACTTCAGGAAAGAACATCAGTTTTAACACCACGAACTTTGTCATGCATCATTCAGTATAGGATACAATATTGTCAGAGGCAATATAGTTCCACTTGGATTTTCTCAAGCTGTTACTCCTCAATAAACTTACACGTCTGAACACGATGAGCAGTGACGATGGTCGATTCGGTCGAACGAATCTAGGAAACTGATCAGGTGATAGGCTATCAAAATTAGCTGTGGTTGGCCGGATATCGTCGTCACCTGGATAGAACAATAGCATATTTTAAGGGGTTAAACCGAGAGATGGCATGGcgttaaattgaattgaattgatatCACGGCCCATGCGGTGTGATCATCACTGATACAGCAGACCAGATTTCCTGTGAAAGCTTTGGTAAGCTGTCAACCCATCAAAAAGCCATAAAATTTAATCAAAAGTTAATTAAATTTTGACAGAGGGAGTAAAAGAACTTACTGCATTTTGCTATATGGTACTTGGCAAATCTCTGAAAGAAGAGAGTTATTACTAAAATGAAATTTGTtacttttcaggcaaatgttcaGGAAGACAGGAAAAAAACTACATATGTTTCATTTGAAATACAATTTCTGTGAAAGACATGAATATTTGGAATAATATGGTAGAAATCTGATTCGGTTTTTACAGCACTGGTCTTATGACTAAGATCTAGATAGGTAATGTAGCGaaatttgaactatttcttAGTgggtacaggtacatgtacttacagaaaatggcaacagtaaATACGCAACTAGAGATATCAAAAGCACAGCTTCAGCAGATAGAAAGAACCCGAAACCACTCTCTATGGCATTTGATGCTCCTGCGATGGCAGCTAGATTGGCTACAGCAGAAAAGGTACCACCCAGAGCCTGGAGCGAAATCAAAAAGTTGACACATTAGCTGAATTCAATATGATACACATACAGAGCCCCATTTTATAATTTATACCCTGAAACTATCGTGTACATTAACTAAAACCACAATGAAAACGAAAACATTGCTTTCTGAATGTTCTCAGGTTCACCCACACCTGACCAGCGGAATGATGTGGTTGCGTCAGAACAACAGGGTGACAATTGGTAACGCAGAGACTGTTGCATGGATTAGAACAGCGGTTCTTACCTGTCCTCCCATCACAGCTTGAGTATATTTCTCAGGGAACATACTTGCGAGACCAAATAAGCATCCCTGCATTATCGCACTACTAGCTGCAAAGTAAAGGGAACATCCAGTATTGACAAATCCTCTGttgatctaacatgtctaagttAGCAAGTATCTATACTTGGTTCTAGTCTGTTGATCTAACATGTCTTAAGTTAGCAAGTATCTATACTTGGTTCTAGTCTGttgatctaacatgtctaagttAACAAGTATCTATACTTGGTTGTAGTCTGttgatctaacatgtctaagttAGCAAGTATCTATACTTGGTTCTAGTCTGttgatctaacatgtctaagttAGCAAGTATCTATACTTGGTTCTATTCTGttgatctaacatgtctaagttAGCAAGTATCTATACTTGGTTCTAGTAATGACATATATTCTGTTGATTTAATATCCAAGTTAGGAAGAATCTATATTTAGTTCTAGTAATGACATATATTCTGTTGATCTTATGTTCAAGTTAGGAAGTATCGATACTTGGTTCTATTAATGACATATATTCTATTGATCTAACATGTCTGAGTTATGTCAATTGAATGTAACTGACCCTATCAATTGGACAGAGAGTACACCCAGTATAATCTCACTTACCATTTATAATGACAACAGAACACAGTGTGACAATGAAAAAGATGAGCTGCCCTGAAAGAAACAAGGAGAAATCCTTTGACGTTTTGTATCATGATATCATGAAATT
Above is a window of Lineus longissimus chromosome 3, tnLinLong1.2, whole genome shotgun sequence DNA encoding:
- the LOC135485617 gene encoding equilibrative nucleoside transporter 1-like; protein product: MVRPSNSGPTDPLDPTARTPLLEGQNGVAGGDTEQPTRRMNDEYGPKDRLRVVYGLFYLLGMGTLLPWNFFTTAKLYFEYKLRNTSLPDSVDYTKPEYQTELQVTFENYLAIAAMVPGVLFMFLNTAVTKTIRLKVRMVTSLIMMILLFVFTVILVKLDTDDWQLIFFIVTLCSVVIINASSAIMQGCLFGLASMFPEKYTQAVMGGQALGGTFSAVANLAAIAGASNAIESGFGFFLSAEAVLLISLVAYLLLPFSRFAKYHIAKCSDDDIRPTTANFDSLSPDQFPRFVRPNRPSSLLIVFRRIWSLGMSVFLTFAVTLSLYPAILSAINAKEKGSGNAWTDTFFSPVVCFLIFNVGDLVGRVAAGWVRIPRDGKGLTLPLLSIIRIAFIPLFMLCNVQPRTNLPVIFEEDYYPIIFMVFFSTTNGYVGTLGMMYGPSQVLAEDAEAAGSMMSFFLALGLCIGSLLSMAMNKLI